The following nucleotide sequence is from Roseivirga sp. BDSF3-8.
ATCTTACCAATGAGCAACTGGATGATATCATTGATATAGTGAAGTCTGTAGGGGTGGACGGGTTAATAGCCACCAATACCACCATAGACCGGAGTAACCTTAAAACACCTGATGAGGAAGTGAAAGCTATAGGGGCAGGCGGCCTTAGCGGAAAGCCCCTAAGGGCAAGGTCCACGGAAGTGATCCGTTACATGAATGAGAAGTCTGGTGGTACCATTCCTATAATAGGTGTAGGCGGGATTATGTCAGCCAGCGATGCTTTAGAAAAACTGGATGCAGGAGCTTCTCTGGTGCAACTATATACCGGATTTATCTATGAAGGTCCCTCGCTCATCAGGCAAATTAACCAGGCCCTGATGCGTAAAGCAGGTAATTGACAGTTCTACTGCGTATATTGCCGGGATTTGGTTGGTAAAGGCGGTTTTGGAATAGTATTTTATCTTTTTCTGGCTGTGACCTACCTTCGCATATCAGCAAACCGGACCGTATAACATAAACAAGCGCTAATAGCGAACAGGCTGAGCTACATGGCAAAAAACACTTATAAATCTAAGTCTAAGAGCCCTAATACCCGCAAAAAGCAGAAAAAGGAAAGAAAGCCCTATAAGCTGAATATGTCCTTTTTGCGCGACAGGCGACTGCAACTTACGGTAGGGATGTTCCTCATTATAGCCGGTATGTATTTATTTACCGCCTTTCTGAGCTACCTCTTTACCGGCAAGGCAGACCAAAGCGTGGTGGAGGCGGCCAACGAGACAGGTCTAAGAGCCTCCGGGTTGGATACAGAAAACTGGCTGGGCTTTTTCGGAGCCCTTGTCAGCCACTTTTTTATTTACAAGTGGTTTGGCATAGCAGCATTTCTCACACCTCCTTTTCTGGTTATCCTTGGGTATCGTATTGTCTTTGAGAGGGATATAGTGCCTTTGTATCCGGCATTTAAAGTTGTTTTCTTCCTTACCTTCTGGATAAGCTTATTGCTGGGGTATGTTGTGCTCAGGTCCGACGGGCTTACAGAGTGGGGCTTTCTTTGCGGAGGAATAGGGTATGAGATGGCTTTGCTTTTTGACAGCCTCACCGGCTGGGGCACCGTACTGCTATTAGTATTTGCGCTCCTTACTTTTGTTATCTACTTTTTCAATATCACCTCCATGCTATCTGGTAAGGAAGGTCATGCCGCAACTGCAAATGATGACGATGTTGATAATGCCTCCAGGGCTAAATCTTCTGATAGCAATGGGGTAAGCGCTGTGAGTTCTGCCGCTGATACCGGTGATGAAGATGATATGCCCGGAGAGGCCCTGGAAGAAGCAAAAGAAGAGTTCGGTAAAGACAGCCCTTTTAAGGAAGACGCAGGCTACCATAGTGCAGAGGATGATTCCACAGAAGAAGACGCTCTTGACGAATCTGCTTCCTGGGAAATAAAGGACAAATCTAAACCTACCCGGACAAAAGCCGATGTGGGTGACCTATCTCTTGAGGTAGAGGAAGCACCACTTGGGGATAAGGAAGAAGATGAGGATGACAGCCTCGGCTTTATGGTCAATGAGCCCGTGAAAGAGGCTGAAGCGAACACCCAGGAAAACTATGATCCTACGCTGGACCTTGGTGCCTATAAATACCCTACTCCGGATCTGCTCAAGGAATATGACTTTGGTGATGTCCGAGTGACCAAAGATGAGCTGGAGCAAAACAAGGACAACATTGTAGAGACCCTCGTCAATTTCAAAATCGGGATCTCCTCTATTAAAGCTACGATCGGACCTACCGTAACCCTATATGAAATAGTACCGGAAGCAGGAGTAAAAATCAGTAAGATCAAGAACCTGGAGGATGACATCGCCCTCAGCCTCGCGGCCCTTGGTATACGTATCATCGCCCCTATACCCGGTAAAGGAACTATTGGTATAGAAGTGCCTAATAAGAACCGGGAAATGGTAAGTATGCACTCCGTAGTCACCACTGAAAAGTTCATGAATAGTGACAAGGAACTGCCTGTGGTGCTCGGAAAGACCATTTCAAATGAGGTTTTTGTTACCGACCTGGCTAAGATGCCCCACCTGCTTATGGCCGGTGCCACGGGACAGGGTAAGTCAGTAGGACTGAACGTACTCCTCACCAGTCTTATCTACAAAAAGCACCCCAGCCAGCTCAAGTTTGTGCTGGTAGACCCTAAGAAAGTAGAGCTGACGCTGTTTAATAAGATAGAAAGGCACTACCTGGCAATGCTACCTAACAGTGAGGAGCCAATCATTACAGATACTAAGAAGGTAATTTATACCCTAAATTCCCTGTGTATTGAGATGGATAACCGGTATGATCTGCTTAAGGATGCCGGCTGCCGGAATGTAAAAGAGTACAATAATAAATTTATCAGGCGCAGACTTAATCCTGAGAAAGGCCACCGTTTCCTGCCTTATATAGTACTAGTAATTGATGAACTTGCTGACCTAATGATGACGGCAGGGAAAGAAGTGGAGACCCCCATTGCCAGGTTGGCTCAGCTTGCCAGGGCCATCGGTATTCACCTGGTGGTAGCCACTCAGCGTCCTTCGGTAAACGTTATTACGGGTATTATAAAGGCCAACTTTCCTGCCAGGCTCTCCTTCCGTGTGACAAGTAAGGTGGATTCACGAACCATCTTGGATAGTGGAGGAGCCGAACAGCTTGTGGGTATGGGAGATATGCTTCTCAGCATGGGGTCAGATACCATCCGTTTGCAGTGTGCTTTTGTAGATACACCGGAGGTGGAATCTATTTGTGAATGGGTGGGAAGCCAGCGCGGTTACGAATCGGCATACTATTTGCCTGAGTTTTCGGGAGACGAGGAAACAGCCCCCGGGGAAGTGGATCTTTCGGAACGCGACGACATGTTTGAAGACGCAGCCCGCCTGATCGTAAGGCACCAGCAGGGTAGTACCTCACTTATCCAGCGAAAATTGAAGCTGGGCTATAACCGTGCGGGTCGCTTAATAGACCAACTGGAAGCTGCAGGAATCGTAGGACCCTTTGAGGGAAGCAAGGCCAGGGAAGTTTTAGTGCAGGACGAGTATAGTTTGGAACAATTATTGAACAGTCTGGATAATAGTTAAGAACAAGAAATAGTTAACGCTCATAATTATACGTAATGAAAAGATTAGTTGGAATTTTAATTTTACTCTTTGGCTTTCAGGTTGTAGCCCTTGCGCAATACGACGAAAAGGCCCGGACTATACTGGACAAAATGAGCGCCCAGTACCAGAAGATCCCCAGCTACAAAGCCGACTTCTCTTACATACTTACCAACGAAGCAGAGGGTTTGAATGAGGAGTTTGCAGGAAAAATAGCTGTAAAAGATAATATGTACCGCCTGAAAATGGAGGGGCAGGAAATTATCAATAATGGTGAGACCATGTGGACCTACCTGGAAGATGTTAATGAAGTAAACATTGACTACTATGATCCTGAGGATGGAGATATGTCACCTAGCAAGATCTATACTGCATACAAGGACGGATTCAAATACATCTATCTGGACCAGGAAAGTGCCGGTGATGTAAATGTTGTAGACCTGGTCCCTAATGATAAGAATAGCCAGTACTATAAGGTGCGTTTACTGATCAATAAGAGCAA
It contains:
- a CDS encoding outer membrane lipoprotein carrier protein LolA, giving the protein MKRLVGILILLFGFQVVALAQYDEKARTILDKMSAQYQKIPSYKADFSYILTNEAEGLNEEFAGKIAVKDNMYRLKMEGQEIINNGETMWTYLEDVNEVNIDYYDPEDGDMSPSKIYTAYKDGFKYIYLDQESAGDVNVVDLVPNDKNSQYYKVRLLINKSNNTLKGWKIFDKAGNVIHYDIRNFNPKANLQDSYFVFNEDDYSDVEVIDLR
- a CDS encoding DNA translocase FtsK 4TM domain-containing protein gives rise to the protein MAKNTYKSKSKSPNTRKKQKKERKPYKLNMSFLRDRRLQLTVGMFLIIAGMYLFTAFLSYLFTGKADQSVVEAANETGLRASGLDTENWLGFFGALVSHFFIYKWFGIAAFLTPPFLVILGYRIVFERDIVPLYPAFKVVFFLTFWISLLLGYVVLRSDGLTEWGFLCGGIGYEMALLFDSLTGWGTVLLLVFALLTFVIYFFNITSMLSGKEGHAATANDDDVDNASRAKSSDSNGVSAVSSAADTGDEDDMPGEALEEAKEEFGKDSPFKEDAGYHSAEDDSTEEDALDESASWEIKDKSKPTRTKADVGDLSLEVEEAPLGDKEEDEDDSLGFMVNEPVKEAEANTQENYDPTLDLGAYKYPTPDLLKEYDFGDVRVTKDELEQNKDNIVETLVNFKIGISSIKATIGPTVTLYEIVPEAGVKISKIKNLEDDIALSLAALGIRIIAPIPGKGTIGIEVPNKNREMVSMHSVVTTEKFMNSDKELPVVLGKTISNEVFVTDLAKMPHLLMAGATGQGKSVGLNVLLTSLIYKKHPSQLKFVLVDPKKVELTLFNKIERHYLAMLPNSEEPIITDTKKVIYTLNSLCIEMDNRYDLLKDAGCRNVKEYNNKFIRRRLNPEKGHRFLPYIVLVIDELADLMMTAGKEVETPIARLAQLARAIGIHLVVATQRPSVNVITGIIKANFPARLSFRVTSKVDSRTILDSGGAEQLVGMGDMLLSMGSDTIRLQCAFVDTPEVESICEWVGSQRGYESAYYLPEFSGDEETAPGEVDLSERDDMFEDAARLIVRHQQGSTSLIQRKLKLGYNRAGRLIDQLEAAGIVGPFEGSKAREVLVQDEYSLEQLLNSLDNS